One Nitrospirota bacterium DNA segment encodes these proteins:
- the flhF gene encoding flagellar biosynthesis protein FlhF, whose product MKIKTFQALTMHEALKAIKDELGPDAVILSSKQIRKGGGMFGLFGQPMVEVSAAVDLAPGSPSLRRGSAAQGHPAHARERWVPTTGAQRVAGARDGWRPPSPGRQPAGGGRGAFSAPRDAGARGTASRLTAKEKGFGETLEDSIARSLTTERPDRGSSERAAAQEGRLQDWGELREELRGLRRLVESSLLGGKRESAPAASWQEGLPPLLAARYRDLVRTGLEPETARRYVEDVAQRRPAFESEAALQQALARSLARDVKAGGPLLGLGEWKKTVIFTGPTGVGKTTTIAKLAAHYKLKEKRSVALITLDTYRVAAVEQLRMYANVIGIPLDVALTKREALDCIGRRRKSELILIDTAGRSPMDETGMEELRQLVSLDHPLETHLVLSATTREQDLKEGVARFAGIPITHLLFTKLDETTGYGGLFELMRKTGLPLSYFSTGQAVPEDLEVARPDRLADLLLGGLLRGRSKTALNTEG is encoded by the coding sequence ATGAAGATCAAGACCTTCCAGGCGCTGACGATGCACGAGGCGCTCAAAGCGATCAAGGACGAGCTGGGACCGGACGCGGTCATCCTCTCCAGCAAGCAGATCCGGAAGGGAGGCGGGATGTTCGGCCTCTTCGGCCAGCCGATGGTCGAGGTCTCCGCTGCAGTGGACCTCGCCCCCGGCTCCCCCTCACTCCGCCGGGGGTCCGCGGCTCAAGGGCACCCTGCGCATGCGCGGGAGCGATGGGTTCCGACGACTGGCGCGCAACGGGTGGCGGGAGCACGGGACGGATGGCGCCCCCCCTCCCCTGGCAGACAGCCGGCGGGCGGCGGGCGGGGGGCTTTTTCGGCCCCTCGCGACGCGGGCGCGAGGGGGACGGCGTCTCGCCTCACGGCCAAGGAGAAAGGCTTCGGCGAGACCCTTGAGGACTCGATCGCCCGGAGCCTGACGACCGAGCGGCCGGATCGGGGCTCTTCTGAGCGGGCCGCCGCCCAGGAAGGCCGGCTTCAGGACTGGGGGGAACTGCGCGAGGAGCTGCGCGGTCTGCGTCGGCTCGTCGAATCCTCGCTCCTTGGCGGGAAACGGGAGAGCGCTCCGGCGGCGTCGTGGCAGGAGGGGCTGCCCCCGCTGCTGGCCGCCCGCTATCGGGACCTGGTTCGCACGGGACTCGAGCCGGAGACGGCCCGGCGGTACGTGGAAGACGTGGCGCAGCGCCGGCCGGCCTTCGAGTCGGAGGCCGCCCTGCAGCAGGCTCTGGCCCGGTCGCTCGCCCGGGATGTGAAGGCCGGCGGTCCGCTTCTCGGTCTGGGCGAGTGGAAGAAGACGGTCATCTTTACCGGACCCACCGGGGTCGGCAAGACCACCACGATCGCGAAGCTGGCCGCCCATTACAAGCTGAAGGAAAAGCGCAGCGTGGCGCTGATCACGCTGGACACCTACCGCGTGGCGGCGGTGGAGCAACTGCGCATGTACGCCAACGTCATCGGGATTCCGCTGGACGTGGCGCTCACGAAACGGGAGGCGCTGGACTGCATCGGCCGGAGGAGGAAGTCGGAGTTGATCCTGATCGACACGGCCGGCCGCAGTCCGATGGACGAAACGGGCATGGAGGAGCTGCGGCAGCTCGTGAGCCTGGACCATCCGCTGGAGACGCATCTCGTGCTCTCGGCCACCACGCGCGAGCAGGATCTCAAGGAAGGGGTGGCGCGTTTCGCCGGCATCCCGATCACGCACCTGCTGTTCACCAAGCTGGACGAGACGACGGGCTACGGGGGGCTGTTCGAGCTGATGCGGAAGACCGGCCTCCCCCTGTCCTACTTCAGCACCGGCCAAGCCGTGCCGGAAGATTTGGAGGTCGCCCGACCGGACCGGCTGGCGGACCTGTTGCTGGGCGGATTGCTTCGCGGACGATCGAAAACCGCGCTGAACACGGAGGGGTGA
- a CDS encoding MinD/ParA family protein yields MSIQKGETVEDQTTTLRRMTGGLQATLPAGAVQVMAVTSGKGGVGKTNVVANLAIALAREGRRVLVVDADLGLANLDVLLGLVPTYTLEHVLTGEKRLGDILLPGPGGITILPASSGVQDLTALTCDQQLLLQDEFDSLPLEIDTLLIDTGAGISSNVLYFAVAAQEILVVASPEPTSITDAYALMKVLSIRFSERRFRLLVNMARSPQEGIEVYRKIGLVADRYLNISIDYVGTIPLDDYVPMAVRQQRAVTDLYPKAPASCEFRRLAGAVMRWSASDAPKGSVQFFWQRLIAQG; encoded by the coding sequence ATGAGCATCCAGAAAGGAGAGACGGTGGAGGATCAAACGACGACATTGCGGAGGATGACGGGCGGGCTCCAGGCGACGCTCCCGGCCGGCGCGGTTCAGGTCATGGCCGTGACCAGCGGAAAGGGGGGGGTCGGGAAGACGAACGTCGTGGCCAACCTGGCGATCGCCCTCGCGCGCGAGGGCAGGCGGGTGCTGGTCGTGGACGCGGATCTCGGGCTCGCGAACCTGGACGTGCTCCTGGGGCTCGTCCCCACGTACACGTTGGAGCACGTACTGACCGGCGAGAAGCGCCTGGGCGACATTCTCCTGCCGGGACCGGGCGGGATCACCATCCTGCCGGCCAGCTCCGGCGTGCAGGACCTCACGGCCCTCACCTGCGACCAGCAACTGTTGCTCCAGGACGAATTCGACTCGTTGCCCCTGGAGATTGACACGCTGCTGATCGACACCGGCGCCGGCATCTCCTCCAACGTCCTCTACTTCGCGGTCGCGGCGCAGGAGATCCTGGTCGTGGCGTCCCCGGAGCCCACCTCGATCACCGACGCCTACGCGCTGATGAAGGTCCTTTCGATCCGGTTCAGCGAACGGCGCTTCCGCCTCCTCGTCAACATGGCTCGGAGCCCGCAGGAGGGGATCGAGGTGTACCGGAAGATCGGCCTGGTCGCCGACCGGTACCTCAACATCTCGATCGACTATGTCGGCACGATTCCCCTGGACGACTACGTGCCGATGGCGGTCCGGCAGCAGCGCGCGGTGACGGACTTGTATCCCAAGGCCCCGGCCAGTTGCGAGTTCCGCCGCCTGGCCGGCGCGGTGATGCGATGGAGCGCGTCGGATGCGCCCAAGGGCTCGGTGCAGTTCTTCTGGCAGCGCCTGATCGCGCAAGGATGA
- a CDS encoding FliA/WhiG family RNA polymerase sigma factor has product MVDAKGSKAGALNEAERERVIREFTPVIKAMAHRLAFRLPAHLDAEDLVSVGVIGLMDAMNKYDPTREAKFKTYAEFRIRGAMLDEIRSMDWIPRSVHERIALLQRTQTELMRKYGRPPTDEEVAAALKMSLEELDDFLARSQGAVLLSIQDLGAQELDGHVILRVLIDEQNPDPLSAAVSENVREILGKAIQELPEKERLVLTLYYYEELTMKEIGSILKVTESRVCQIHAKAILRLKAKLKSIL; this is encoded by the coding sequence ATGGTTGACGCGAAAGGAAGCAAGGCCGGGGCGTTGAACGAGGCTGAACGGGAGCGGGTCATCCGTGAGTTCACCCCGGTGATCAAGGCGATGGCCCATCGCCTGGCGTTCCGGCTTCCGGCCCACCTGGATGCGGAAGATCTCGTGTCCGTCGGCGTGATCGGGTTGATGGACGCCATGAACAAGTATGACCCGACGAGGGAGGCCAAGTTCAAGACCTATGCGGAGTTCCGGATCCGCGGAGCGATGCTCGACGAGATCCGCTCGATGGACTGGATTCCCCGGTCCGTGCACGAGCGCATCGCCCTGCTCCAGAGGACCCAAACCGAGCTGATGAGGAAATATGGACGTCCGCCCACCGACGAGGAGGTGGCCGCCGCCCTGAAGATGTCGCTGGAGGAACTGGACGATTTTCTGGCCCGGTCGCAGGGCGCCGTGCTGCTCAGCATCCAGGACCTCGGAGCCCAGGAGCTGGACGGACACGTGATCCTTCGGGTCCTGATCGACGAGCAGAACCCGGACCCCCTGTCCGCAGCGGTCTCGGAGAACGTGCGCGAAATTCTGGGCAAGGCGATCCAGGAGCTGCCGGAAAAGGAGCGGTTGGTCCTGACGCTCTATTACTATGAGGAGTTGACCATGAAAGAGATCGGCTCCATCCTGAAGGTCACGGAGTCGCGGGTCTGCCAAATCCATGCCAAGGCAATCCTCCGCCTCAAGGCCAAGCTCAAGTCCATCTTGTGA
- a CDS encoding EAL domain-containing protein encodes MQQTRQPPEWYGMALPATFILWFLVSLGLGSFALLSLRSTLIHERGAEVAEKAAEVADRLDRILYERYADIRMLADLPVLRTGDEAARSGVLRRYQSVSGYYALLGVADATGRVVAATDPQARGLDVSREDWFLGVAQTGRVHLGTARVLPSQADWREAVVFSAPVRDDRGAMQGAVVSLIPFDRLRSVIEESRLPGGEDGSPPYEWLLVDPQGFVISGMEETGRRGSLLESRTPSVMQAAVAEPGARGFVEEEDGPRRVPVLTGFARMPGYRSFLGFDWIVLVRADRDRIYEPINRLVRTVGWVGLLLAIPLMGFGLWASRRLARDVAERRLAEQRLDDLAYYDPLTGLPNRRLFLDLLNQALARARRTDRLVALMFLDLDRFKLINDSLGHAIGDLLLKAVASRLTASVRTSDTVARLGGDEFTVILEDLTSSEDAGRIAQKILDAVAIPVLLEGHEIFISASVGIALYPTDDRERDSLIKSADTAMYTAKKDGGTFQFYSADMNVKAVERLTLETGLRHALKRGEFVLFYQPLVDFHEGRMVGVEALVRWRHPERGLLLPNTFVPLAEETGLIVPIGEWVLRTACVQTRAWQEGGFPLLRVAVNLSRRQFQQKNLIQVIQQVLNETGLAPHCLELELTESLLIEDSEETISALRALHGMGIRLSIDDFGAEYSSLGYLKRLPISTLKIDRSFVRDIATNPDDASITQAIITLAHCLNLNVIAEGVETEGQVEFLRAHRCNEMQGYYFSQPLTAGKMTALIADRGRLNGSDQETPTLVTT; translated from the coding sequence ATGCAACAGACCAGACAGCCGCCCGAATGGTACGGGATGGCCTTGCCCGCCACGTTCATCCTGTGGTTCCTCGTCTCGCTGGGACTCGGCTCGTTCGCCCTCCTGTCCTTGCGGTCCACCCTCATCCACGAGCGGGGCGCCGAGGTGGCGGAAAAGGCCGCCGAGGTGGCCGATCGGCTCGACCGCATCCTGTACGAGCGGTACGCGGACATCAGGATGCTGGCCGACCTGCCCGTGCTCCGAACCGGCGATGAGGCGGCCCGGTCGGGCGTCTTGCGTCGCTATCAGAGCGTCTCCGGCTACTACGCCCTGCTCGGGGTTGCCGACGCGACCGGGCGAGTGGTCGCCGCAACCGATCCACAGGCGCGCGGGCTCGACGTGAGCCGGGAGGACTGGTTTCTCGGAGTCGCCCAGACCGGACGTGTCCACCTGGGGACGGCGCGGGTGCTGCCGAGCCAGGCGGATTGGCGCGAAGCCGTCGTCTTCTCCGCCCCCGTCCGCGACGACCGCGGGGCGATGCAGGGCGCGGTGGTCAGTCTGATCCCGTTCGATCGCCTGCGAAGCGTGATCGAGGAGAGTCGGCTGCCCGGGGGGGAGGACGGATCTCCTCCCTACGAATGGCTCCTGGTCGATCCGCAGGGGTTCGTGATCAGCGGCATGGAAGAAACGGGGCGGAGAGGGAGCCTGCTCGAGTCGCGGACTCCGTCGGTGATGCAGGCCGCCGTTGCCGAGCCCGGAGCCAGGGGCTTCGTCGAAGAGGAAGATGGGCCGCGCCGCGTCCCGGTGCTGACCGGGTTCGCGCGCATGCCCGGCTACCGGAGCTTTCTGGGGTTCGACTGGATCGTGCTGGTCCGGGCCGACCGGGACCGGATCTATGAGCCGATCAATCGGCTGGTGAGGACGGTTGGCTGGGTGGGCCTCCTGTTGGCGATCCCTCTGATGGGGTTCGGCCTGTGGGCCTCGCGGCGACTGGCCCGGGACGTTGCCGAGCGTCGGCTGGCCGAGCAGCGCCTCGACGACCTGGCCTACTACGATCCGCTCACGGGGCTGCCGAACCGCCGGCTGTTCCTGGATCTGCTCAATCAGGCCCTCGCGCGGGCCCGCCGTACGGACCGGCTGGTCGCGCTCATGTTCCTGGACCTGGACCGGTTCAAGCTGATCAACGATTCGCTGGGGCACGCGATCGGGGACCTGCTGCTGAAGGCGGTTGCGTCACGGTTGACCGCATCGGTCAGGACCAGCGACACCGTAGCCCGGCTGGGCGGGGACGAGTTCACGGTGATTCTGGAAGATCTGACCTCGTCCGAGGACGCGGGACGCATCGCCCAGAAGATCCTCGACGCCGTGGCCATCCCCGTGCTCCTGGAGGGCCACGAGATCTTCATATCGGCCAGCGTGGGCATCGCCCTGTACCCGACCGATGACCGGGAGCGGGACAGCCTGATCAAGAGCGCCGACACGGCGATGTACACGGCCAAGAAGGACGGCGGGACCTTCCAGTTCTATTCGGCGGACATGAACGTCAAGGCGGTGGAACGGTTGACCCTGGAGACCGGTCTGCGTCACGCCCTGAAGCGCGGTGAATTCGTCCTCTTCTACCAGCCCCTGGTGGATTTCCACGAAGGGCGGATGGTCGGGGTGGAAGCGCTGGTGCGCTGGCGCCATCCGGAGCGCGGGCTGCTCTTGCCGAACACGTTCGTCCCGCTGGCGGAAGAGACCGGCCTCATCGTGCCCATCGGCGAGTGGGTGCTGCGAACCGCCTGCGTGCAGACCAGGGCCTGGCAGGAGGGCGGGTTTCCGCTCCTGCGGGTCGCCGTGAACCTCTCGCGCCGCCAGTTCCAACAGAAGAACCTGATCCAGGTCATCCAGCAGGTGCTGAACGAGACGGGCCTCGCCCCCCACTGCCTGGAGCTCGAGCTGACCGAAAGCCTGCTGATCGAGGACTCGGAGGAAACCATCAGCGCGCTTCGGGCGCTGCACGGCATGGGCATCAGGCTGTCCATCGACGATTTCGGCGCGGAGTATTCCTCCTTGGGGTATCTCAAGCGGCTCCCGATCAGCACGCTCAAGATCGACCGGTCCTTCGTGCGGGACATCGCCACGAATCCGGACGACGCCTCGATCACGCAGGCCATCATCACGCTCGCTCACTGTCTCAACCTGAACGTGATTGCCGAGGGGGTGGAGACCGAAGGGCAGGTGGAGTTCCTGCGGGCGCATCGGTGCAACGAGATGCAAGGGTACTACTTCAGCCAACCGCTGACGGCCGGCAAGATGACCGCGTTGATCGCGGACCGCGGGCGCCTCAACGGCTCGGACCAGGAGACCCCGACCCTCGTCACGACCTGA